One Nicotiana tomentosiformis chromosome 4, ASM39032v3, whole genome shotgun sequence genomic window carries:
- the LOC104101358 gene encoding pentatricopeptide repeat-containing protein At1g31430: MCSIRLISSRSINKLTSFSTLINCSPKETLDTKTCIELLKTCKSITQLKQIHAQVIILNFHKRIGILHKLLAFTTDTLQGGDFNYAKKIFTYCHSRTLFMYNVMIKGYVKNGQFKQPLFLFDELRIGGLCPDSFTYPFVFKAIGELKMVKEGEKIHGYVLKSGVWFDNYVGNSVMDMYGLFGCVTSLNKVFDEMTHRDSVAWNILISGFVRCGRYGDAVGVYMKMREKSGVKPDEATIVSTLSACTALKSLELGKEIHRYVVEELGFSVIIGNALVDMYSKCGFLMVARQIFDDMPTKNVICWTSMVSGYVNRGQLDEAGKLFERSPVRDLVLWTTMINGYVQFNRVDDAMNMFRTMQMQRIKPDKYTLVALLTGCAQIGAFEQGEWIRDYMKENKIAITAVVGTALIEMYAKCGCIEKSMEIFDGLKEKDTASWTSIICALAMSGNTKKALELFSQMEQGGFCPDDITFIGVLSACSHGGLVEEGRRYFHSMSRIYGIQPKLEHYGCLIDLLGRAGLLREAEETISMIPKKDNEIIIPIYGALLSACRIYGSVDVGERVAKLLMEIESYDSSTHTLLANTYASAGRWEDVSKVRGTMRDLGVKKSPGCSSIDVNANVYEFIVGH, encoded by the coding sequence ATGTGTTCAATAAGGTTAATTTCTAGTCGTTCCATTAATAAACTTACTAGCTTCTCAACTCTCATCAATTGTTCACCAAAAGAAACACTTGACACTAAAACATGCATTGAACTTCTAAAGACATGCAAATCCATTACACAGCTCAAACAAATCCATGCCCAAGTCATCATCCTCAATTTCCACAAACGCATTGGCATTTTACACAAGCTTTTAGCTTTTACAACTGATACACTCCAAGGAGGAGACTTTAATTACGCCAAGAAAATCTTCACTTATTGTCACAGCCGTACATTGTTCATGTACAATGTAATGATTAAAGGATATGTGAAAAATGGTCAATTTAAACAACCCCTTTTCTTGTTTGATGAATTAAGAATAGGTGGCTTGTGTCCTGATAGTTTTACTTATCCGTTTGTGTTTAAAGCTATTGGTGAGTTGAAAATGGTTAAGGAAGGTGAAAAGATTCATGGCTATGTGTTGAAATCCGGTGTTTGGTTTGATAACTATGTTGGTAATTCTGTTATGGATATGTATGGTCTGTTTGGTTGTGTGACGAGCTTGAAcaaagtgtttgatgaaatgacTCACAGAGATTCGGTCGCATGGAATATATTGATTTCTGGATTTGTGAGATGTGGTAGGTATGGGGATGCTGTTGGAGTTTACATGAAGATGCGGGAGAAAAGTGGTGTTAAGCCTGACGAAGCGACAATTGTGAGTACTTTGTCAGCTTGCACTGCATTGAAAAGCTTGGAACTTGGTAAAGAAATTCATCGATACGTTGTTGAAGAGCTTGGGTTTAGCGTTATTATTGGGAATGCATTAGTGGACATGTATTCTAAGTGTGGATTCTTGATGGTGGCTAGGCAGATTTTTGATGATATGCCAACGAAAAATGTTATATGTTGGACTAGTATGGTTTCTGGGTATGTTAATCGCGGTCAATTGGATGAAGCTGGAAAACTTTTTGAGAGGAGTCCGGTAAGGGATCTAGTTCTGTGGACAACTATGATTAATGGGTATGTGCAATTCAACCGTGTTGATGATGCAATGAATATGTTTCGTACGATGCAAATGCAAAGGATTAAACCTGATAAATACACACTGGTTGCTCTTCTCACTGGTTGTGCTCAGATAGGAGCCTTTGAACAAGGGGAATGGATTCGTGATTACATGAAGGAAAACAAAATAGCTATTACTGCAGTTGTTGGTACTGCCCTTATAGAGATGTATGCAAAGTGTGGTTGCATAGAAAAATCGATGGAAATATTTGATGGATTAAAAGAGAAAGATACTGCATCATGGACTTCAATTATTTGTGCGTTAGCCATGAGCGGGAACACGAAGAAAGCACTGGAACTGTTCTCACAAATGGAACAAGGTGGATTTTGCCCCGATGATATCACGTTTATCGGAGTGTTGAGTGCATGCAGCCATGGGGGCTTGGTAGAGGAAGGCCGCAGGTATTTCCACTCAATGAGTAGGATTTATGGGATTCAGCCAAAGTTAGAACATTATGGTTGTCTGATTGACCTACTTGGTCGTGCTGGGCTCTTAAGAGAAGCTGAAGAAACGATATCTATGATACCGAAAAAAGACAATGAGATTATAATTCCAATATATGGGGCTTTGCTCAGTGCCTGCAGAATTTACGGCAGTGTTGATGTCGGTGAACGTGTGGCTAAACTGCTTATGGAGATTGAATCTTATGATTCTAGCACTCATACGCTTCTGGCAAACACCTATGCATCTGCTGGCAGATGGGAAGATGTATCAAAGGTCAGAGGAACTATGCGAGATTTAGGTGTTAAGAAGTCACCTGGGTGCAGTTCAATTGACGTCAATGCCAATGTGTATGAGTTCATCGTTGGGCATTAA